TCATCCTAAGCCCTTCACATGTCATCCTGAGCAAAGCGAAGGATCTCTCCGATCCCGTCAGTCGACGGTTTCCGTTTTGGTAAGAACCGGAAAGCCCACTCGTCCGATCAAGGGCAGCTTCAGCGCGGGTCGCTTGACGTCCATTCCAAAGCTCAGCCCGGCGACGTTGACTTCGAGCCCTTCTTCCACGCCCACCAATACTCCGAGCAAGCCGTAGAGCGACAATTGCAAGCCGGTGCCGCTCGGCGCCCAGTCGATGGGGTGTCCATCGATGGGAAAATCTTTGCCGATCGCCGTCACGGGCAATTGCAGCCTCAGTTCCGGAACCTGCCGCGCGACGTAAGCGGTGAATGTATTGCTGTTCGGTCCGGGCCACAGCCGATACTCGTTTGCAAAAGGGTACGTCTCGACGGCCTTGAGGATTTTTTCGATCATGGGGCTCGCTTCCGGGCCGCGCAGGTCGGCGAGCAGCTCCGGCGCGTTGCCGAACCAGTTGCGGTCCGGAATTCCGGGCTCGGAGTAGAGGCCGGCGAGATTGCGCCTCAGGCGCCAGCCGATCACTTGATGGACGATGAACTGCGGCGCGTTTTCCGGTTTGGTCGCGATCCAGGTATGGACGCCGAAGATGCCGCGCCAGTTGAGCGCGCGCGCCGCGTAAACCTGGACCACGGCCTCTGGAGTCTTGGCGGGATCGGGGGCGATGCCGGCGCTGTCGCGGTTGGCCGTGCGGTAGTCCTGTCCGAGCGAGATTTGTCCGGAAAGAATCATCAGCGCGGGAATGGCGACGAGCACAAGCGCGATCCATTTAAGGGGCCACAACATGGACTTATTGTAACTGAAGTCGTCGGGTGAATGCGAGTCTTGCATGTTATTTTGGATCGCGCGATGATCGGCTTCGGAAAAAGCCGTGATCGTGTTCGTGATAAAAAAGACCGTGGGGAAGGGCCGAACACGAGCACGAGACATCGGAGGATTGCTTCGAAGTGACACGATCACGTGATTTTCGCATCGGCCACGGTTTCGATGTGCATCGCTTCAAGCGCGGGCGAAAGCTCGTTCTCGGCGGCGTCCAGATTCCTCACGCCCTCGGCCTCGCCGGCCATTCGGACGCCGACGTGCTGCTTCACGCTCTCATCAACGCGCTGTTGGGCGCGATGGGAAAGGGGGACATAGGGACGCACTTTCCCGACAGCGACCCGCGCTACGAAAATATTTCCAGCGAAAAGCTGCTGAAGCAGGTTTTGCAGATGATGCGGCGGGGAAAATTCCG
This DNA window, taken from Candidatus Binatia bacterium, encodes the following:
- a CDS encoding DUF3750 domain-containing protein — translated: MSRARVRPFPTVFFITNTITAFSEADHRAIQNNMQDSHSPDDFSYNKSMLWPLKWIALVLVAIPALMILSGQISLGQDYRTANRDSAGIAPDPAKTPEAVVQVYAARALNWRGIFGVHTWIATKPENAPQFIVHQVIGWRLRRNLAGLYSEPGIPDRNWFGNAPELLADLRGPEASPMIEKILKAVETYPFANEYRLWPGPNSNTFTAYVARQVPELRLQLPVTAIGKDFPIDGHPIDWAPSGTGLQLSLYGLLGVLVGVEEGLEVNVAGLSFGMDVKRPALKLPLIGRVGFPVLTKTETVD
- the ispF gene encoding 2-C-methyl-D-erythritol 2,4-cyclodiphosphate synthase translates to MTRSRDFRIGHGFDVHRFKRGRKLVLGGVQIPHALGLAGHSDADVLLHALINALLGAMGKGDIGTHFPDSDPRYENISSEKLLKQVLQMMRRGKFRVVNGDMTIIAQKPRLAPHAGKIQRRVAVLLKISVERINLKATTTEGLGWIGEGRGMAATAVVLLEKRKGR